From Mesomycoplasma dispar, a single genomic window includes:
- a CDS encoding YgjP-like metallopeptidase domain-containing protein: MKTKYRKLDVEFEGKTYSVFVDYKSKFSRIVIKMVDDFILVRSNSAIKDEALISIVKNSSFFQKVIKILPKRCMVNFSESSFYLFGKKYHYSLIKSQNKLFLQAENLIFPLTRAKNLENKIEKVLINFFANYLQKRTQYWSKILETPEYEIKLSRKNTAWGTNYNRKKIHYSYFLFPFSKEIIDYVIVHELSHHFFSKHNKLFWEKVGKIIPNYRELIKKLDNYEIQ; the protein is encoded by the coding sequence ATGAAAACGAAGTATAGAAAACTAGATGTAGAATTTGAGGGGAAAACTTATTCAGTTTTTGTTGACTACAAATCTAAATTTTCCCGAATTGTAATTAAAATGGTCGATGATTTCATTCTTGTTCGATCAAATTCGGCAATAAAAGATGAAGCATTAATTTCCATAGTTAAAAATTCTAGTTTTTTTCAAAAAGTAATTAAAATTTTGCCCAAACGGTGTATGGTTAACTTTTCTGAGTCAAGTTTCTATCTTTTTGGTAAAAAGTATCACTATAGTTTGATAAAATCACAAAATAAACTTTTTTTACAGGCAGAAAATTTAATTTTCCCTTTAACTCGTGCAAAAAATTTGGAAAATAAAATTGAAAAAGTTTTAATCAATTTTTTCGCAAATTATTTGCAAAAAAGAACACAATATTGATCTAAAATTTTAGAAACCCCTGAATACGAAATTAAATTATCCCGTAAAAACACAGCTTGAGGAACAAATTACAACCGTAAAAAAATTCATTATAGTTATTTTTTGTTCCCTTTTTCAAAAGAAATTATTGATTATGTTATTGTTCACGAACTTTCTCATCACTTTTTTAGCAAACACAACAAACTTTTTTGGGAAAAAGTTGGTAAAATTATTCCAAATTACAGGGAATTGATAAAGAAACTAGATAATTATGAAATTCAATAA
- the rplI gene encoding 50S ribosomal protein L9 encodes MKVILIKDTKDGKANTIVDVSPGYATNFLFKNNLAEPFNSRTEKLLIERKKKIAAEEQNKKELAVKLKSEIENIVLWFKLKGTKDFAHGAVSAKKIKKELENKGIFLDKQTIQTSGITTFGTSFVNIKLSSEISAKLKINVTKDE; translated from the coding sequence ATGAAAGTAATTCTAATTAAAGATACAAAAGATGGCAAAGCAAACACAATTGTGGATGTTTCTCCAGGTTATGCCACAAATTTTTTATTTAAAAACAATTTGGCAGAGCCTTTTAATTCGAGAACAGAAAAACTTTTAATTGAAAGAAAGAAAAAAATTGCAGCTGAAGAACAAAATAAAAAAGAATTGGCAGTTAAGCTAAAATCAGAAATCGAAAATATTGTGCTTTGATTTAAATTAAAAGGAACAAAAGACTTTGCTCACGGAGCGGTTTCTGCTAAAAAAATTAAAAAAGAACTAGAAAATAAAGGTATTTTTCTCGATAAGCAAACAATTCAAACTAGTGGAATCACCACTTTTGGCACTAGTTTTGTAAATATAAAATTAAGTTCTGAAATAAGTGCAAAATTAAAAATAAACGTTACTAAAGATGAATAA
- the dnaB gene encoding replicative DNA helicase encodes MNNSRYTSPEIESFIISFLLSNPDKIINFIDAVDPNDFSVKNLAEIAKAIKKVASETNEPEVNLVLQELERVGKLNEIGGRSYIASLYNSDFSLPSEITNHLRIISEKKILRELRKIVDNSTKELDTGLKVSYEISADILQKINLLNFSNINESFVSIYEVAVKIFDYLGELRTSKNLIKGISTGYDNLDAVTSGFQKGDLTILAARPSVGKTAFALNLAWNVCENGNSVLFFALEMSSSDLVTRLLSLISGIESSKFRTPRNLHPEDLKTIQNIIETRIKNCKLTINDSGSINIDDIYWQVQKRYRNKQRYDLIIFDYLQLINSASKNQNYNRQVEVSIISRKLKQLAREVETPIIALSQLSRNVERREDKTPVLSDLRESGAIEQDADIVTFLHREDYYHKKNNQQADESVPNTKLIIAKHRNGPIGTLFFDFFPEFGRFTPAFLNSSYNKKDDVNLGFDE; translated from the coding sequence ATGAATAATTCACGATATACTTCGCCCGAAATTGAATCTTTTATAATTTCTTTTTTGCTTTCAAATCCAGATAAAATTATTAATTTTATCGATGCCGTTGATCCTAACGACTTTAGTGTCAAAAATTTAGCTGAAATTGCAAAAGCAATAAAAAAAGTCGCAAGCGAAACAAACGAACCAGAAGTCAATTTAGTTCTCCAAGAACTCGAGAGGGTGGGAAAATTAAACGAAATTGGCGGCAGATCTTATATTGCTTCTTTGTATAATAGTGATTTTTCTTTACCATCGGAAATCACCAATCACTTACGAATTATTAGTGAAAAAAAAATTCTAAGGGAATTAAGGAAAATTGTCGATAATTCAACTAAAGAATTAGACACTGGTTTGAAAGTTTCTTACGAAATAAGTGCAGATATTCTGCAAAAAATTAATCTTTTGAACTTTAGTAACATAAACGAGTCTTTTGTTTCAATTTACGAGGTTGCAGTCAAAATTTTTGACTATTTAGGCGAATTACGCACAAGTAAAAATTTAATTAAAGGAATTTCGACTGGTTATGATAATTTAGATGCAGTGACTTCTGGTTTTCAAAAAGGTGATCTGACTATTCTTGCAGCTCGTCCTTCTGTCGGAAAAACGGCTTTTGCTTTAAATCTTGCTTGAAATGTCTGTGAAAATGGTAATTCTGTTTTATTTTTTGCTCTCGAAATGTCAAGTTCTGATTTAGTCACCAGACTTCTTTCGCTAATTTCTGGAATTGAATCAAGTAAATTTCGAACACCAAGAAACTTACATCCTGAAGATCTTAAAACAATTCAAAACATAATTGAAACTCGAATTAAAAATTGCAAACTCACAATTAACGACTCAGGTTCGATAAATATTGACGATATTTATTGGCAAGTTCAAAAACGTTACCGTAATAAACAACGGTATGACTTAATTATTTTTGACTATTTGCAATTAATTAACTCTGCGTCTAAAAACCAAAATTACAATCGTCAAGTCGAAGTTTCAATTATTTCACGAAAATTAAAACAGTTGGCACGTGAAGTCGAAACGCCGATTATTGCACTTTCACAACTTTCAAGGAATGTTGAAAGAAGGGAAGATAAAACTCCAGTGCTTTCTGATTTACGTGAATCTGGGGCGATTGAACAAGATGCGGATATTGTAACTTTTTTGCATCGCGAGGATTACTACCACAAAAAAAACAATCAACAAGCAGACGAATCAGTTCCAAATACAAAATTAATCATTGCCAAGCACCGAAACGGTCCGATTGGAACCTTATTTTTTGATTTTTTCCCTGAATTTGGAAGATTTACTCCAGCTTTTTTAAATTCTTCATATAATAAAAAGGATGATGTTAATTTAGGGTTTGACGAATAA
- the rlmB gene encoding 23S rRNA (guanosine(2251)-2'-O)-methyltransferase RlmB encodes MVKYICGKNSLTDAIKNGFVFKQIYLLKPTNDQIFLNQKVKVVSRDFLDKLVSINHQGFVGVVENFKFFEIEVLKKDKPEIILILDHIYDQNNLGNIIRTANCFGIKHIILPKKRAAKLNETTVKVSSGGFVGIKFILVNSIVAAINKLKEFGFWVYATDLNEKSRKIQEIQFNYPCAIIFGNESTGIKKSTSHSSDQTFFIPTEGTVDSLNVTVAAGIILFFLRNKT; translated from the coding sequence ATGGTTAAATATATTTGTGGCAAAAATTCATTAACAGATGCGATCAAAAATGGGTTTGTTTTTAAACAAATTTACCTTTTAAAACCTACAAATGATCAAATATTTTTAAATCAAAAAGTAAAAGTTGTTAGCCGCGATTTTTTAGATAAGCTTGTTAGCATTAATCACCAAGGTTTTGTTGGTGTTGTTGAAAATTTTAAGTTTTTTGAAATTGAAGTATTAAAAAAAGATAAACCAGAAATTATTTTAATCCTTGATCATATTTATGACCAAAATAATCTTGGTAACATCATTAGAACTGCAAATTGTTTTGGAATTAAGCACATAATTTTACCCAAAAAACGTGCAGCAAAATTGAATGAAACAACAGTAAAAGTTTCATCTGGTGGTTTTGTCGGGATTAAATTTATTCTGGTGAATTCGATTGTTGCCGCAATTAATAAATTGAAAGAGTTTGGTTTTTGAGTTTATGCCACTGACCTTAATGAAAAAAGTAGAAAAATTCAGGAAATACAGTTTAATTATCCTTGTGCAATAATTTTTGGCAACGAATCAACAGGAATTAAAAAAAGCACTTCACATTCAAGTGATCAGACTTTTTTTATCCCAACCGAAGGAACAGTTGATTCTTTAAACGTAACTGTAGCAGCAGGAATAATTCTGTTTTTTTTAAGGAACAAAACATAA
- a CDS encoding class I tRNA ligase family protein: MKFNNDTLNIYICGPTVYDDIHVGNLRAVIIFDAIFEYSRKNGTKLYFLHNITDIDDKIIDKSLELGISESELAEKYTEEYFKILKIFNIRQSMKFVSVTKKLEQIIKYISLLQKKGFTYYNENNDLVFDTAKIDNYGVISGQKKDELVQKNNKEIKSNNDFVLWKNTKKGIFFASPFGFGRPGWHTECAAIIYDYFGEKSIDIHSGGVDLVFPHHENENAQHLALTGNPISKKWLRAGVVNLNGKKMAKSLQNVMLAKDFAEKYEPDVLRSIFLSINPTTPINLTDELILNHKKLIEKYKKVFFDMHFDSKPSNDEKMKQVLELFEEGKFTKANFLISELIKQKENLTLKHIFSNLGFNFINKSLGDKNWKKIEEWKGLNKEGKLEEANKIRDELWKIYQNL; this comes from the coding sequence ATGAAATTCAATAATGACACACTAAATATTTATATTTGCGGTCCAACAGTTTATGACGATATTCATGTCGGAAATTTAAGAGCAGTTATCATTTTTGATGCTATTTTTGAATATTCAAGAAAAAATGGTACTAAATTATATTTTTTACACAATATTACAGATATTGACGACAAAATTATCGACAAATCGTTAGAATTAGGTATTTCCGAAAGTGAATTAGCAGAAAAATACACTGAAGAATATTTTAAAATCCTTAAAATATTCAACATTAGACAATCGATGAAATTTGTCAGTGTAACAAAAAAACTTGAACAAATTATCAAATATATTTCACTTCTTCAAAAAAAAGGATTTACATATTACAACGAAAATAACGATCTTGTTTTCGATACAGCAAAAATTGACAACTATGGAGTAATTTCTGGGCAAAAAAAGGATGAGTTAGTACAAAAAAACAACAAAGAAATAAAGTCAAATAATGACTTTGTTTTGTGAAAAAACACAAAAAAAGGCATATTTTTTGCATCCCCTTTTGGTTTTGGGCGTCCTGGTTGACACACTGAATGTGCCGCGATTATTTATGATTATTTTGGAGAAAAATCTATTGATATTCACAGCGGTGGTGTTGATTTAGTTTTTCCACATCACGAAAATGAAAACGCACAACATCTTGCTCTAACAGGAAATCCAATTTCAAAAAAATGACTTCGCGCGGGAGTTGTGAACTTAAATGGGAAAAAGATGGCAAAATCATTGCAAAATGTAATGTTAGCAAAGGATTTTGCAGAAAAATATGAACCTGATGTTCTTCGTAGTATTTTTTTATCAATAAATCCAACAACACCAATTAATTTAACAGATGAATTAATTTTAAACCACAAAAAATTAATAGAAAAATATAAAAAAGTTTTTTTTGATATGCATTTCGATTCCAAACCTTCCAATGATGAAAAAATGAAACAAGTTCTTGAACTATTTGAAGAAGGAAAATTTACAAAAGCAAACTTTTTAATATCAGAATTAATAAAACAAAAAGAAAATCTTACATTAAAGCATATTTTTTCAAATTTAGGATTTAATTTTATAAATAAAAGTTTAGGCGATAAAAATTGAAAAAAAATTGAAGAATGGAAGGGTTTAAACAAAGAAGGAAAACTTGAGGAAGCTAACAAAATTCGCGATGAATTATGAAAAATATACCAAAATTTATAA
- a CDS encoding CNNM domain-containing protein → MASYFVTLSIVLIFLFFISAIFSASETVFTATSRVKVDENISDSFWGKKQILKYYDNYEKTLTIILIWNNIVNIGISIIISTFFSSLPINESLQILISIATTTPPLIIFGEIYPKIFGRKKPILFLKIFWFFIAFFYYFLYPLASLMTKFVKKINVTNTENELKKIILQAHREDVLEKDESDLAIRALEFDSFKTSKHFTKLKDVVYVDYEDSLESIKNVIIDHNFSRIPVWKDNNFIGILLSKDILHLDKFDINDYIVETPLLLANNLIKTNYEILKKSKSHLGFVVDSMSDKKVVGILTFEDILECLFGPIYDEHDYRDDLDFYQINPNQITTKGETNIPTINKALKVDLPVSFKDLNQWLLSQTPKKKLILGTKIYFNSPSYNLEFEIIGKNSNVIEVKITKNENEV, encoded by the coding sequence ATGGCTTCGTATTTTGTTACTTTATCAATTGTTTTAATATTTTTATTTTTTATTTCGGCAATTTTTTCGGCAAGTGAGACAGTTTTTACAGCCACAAGTCGAGTAAAAGTTGACGAAAATATTTCTGATTCATTTTGAGGCAAGAAGCAAATTTTAAAATATTATGATAATTACGAAAAAACACTGACAATTATTTTAATTTGAAATAACATCGTAAATATCGGTATTTCTATCATAATTTCCACTTTTTTTTCCAGTTTGCCTATTAATGAATCGTTGCAAATTTTGATTTCGATTGCAACGACAACGCCGCCATTAATTATTTTCGGCGAAATTTACCCTAAAATTTTTGGGCGAAAAAAGCCTATTTTATTCCTAAAAATTTTCTGATTTTTCATCGCTTTCTTCTATTATTTTCTATATCCGCTTGCAAGTTTAATGACAAAATTTGTCAAAAAAATTAACGTAACTAACACCGAAAATGAACTTAAAAAAATAATTTTACAAGCTCACCGTGAAGATGTTTTAGAAAAAGATGAATCAGATTTGGCAATTCGAGCGCTCGAATTTGACTCTTTTAAAACATCAAAACACTTTACAAAACTAAAAGATGTCGTCTATGTCGACTATGAAGATAGTCTTGAATCAATAAAAAACGTAATAATTGATCATAATTTTTCACGAATTCCCGTCTGAAAAGATAATAATTTTATCGGAATTCTACTCTCAAAAGACATTTTACACCTTGACAAATTCGATATTAACGACTATATTGTCGAAACTCCTTTGCTTTTAGCGAACAATTTGATTAAAACTAATTACGAAATTTTAAAAAAATCAAAATCCCACCTTGGTTTTGTTGTTGATTCGATGAGCGACAAAAAAGTTGTTGGAATTTTGACATTTGAAGATATTCTTGAGTGTCTTTTCGGTCCAATTTATGACGAACATGACTACCGTGACGATTTAGACTTTTACCAAATAAATCCAAACCAAATTACGACAAAAGGAGAAACTAATATTCCTACAATAAACAAGGCGCTAAAAGTTGATTTGCCTGTGAGTTTTAAAGATTTAAATCAATGGCTTTTGTCACAAACCCCCAAAAAGAAACTGATTTTAGGTACTAAAATTTATTTTAATTCCCCATCATACAACCTAGAATTTGAAATAATTGGCAAAAATTCAAACGTTATTGAAGTAAAAATAACTAAAAATGAAAACGAAGTATAG